In one Brienomyrus brachyistius isolate T26 chromosome 5, BBRACH_0.4, whole genome shotgun sequence genomic region, the following are encoded:
- the ptger1a gene encoding prostaglandin E receptor 1a (subtype EP1) yields MLSIQHSNISGPVPLGPFSNGSQALGPAAPSMQQDNVTVEKAGPPPGSPVVAGLSMTLGVLSNIIALIILAKAYAQLRRRSKATFLLFASCLVLTDFAGHIIPGALVLRLYLSGGDSTAPKSTDALCQFLGGSMVFFGLCPLFLGCAMAAERCLGVTRPLLHASLVTTARTKFSLTAIWLSALCVALLPCFQLGTYTYQFPGTWCFMKVLEDTKGTDVAFALLFSCLGLASLAMALVCNTLSGFTLVRARLRRKPCNRRSAKSHDIEMVVQLVGIMVTSCICWSPLLIFGLMSVTQSLGENLNTYKTLMVTGVRLASWNQILDPWVYILLRRAVLRKIYLIVKRQADFKSSTLRRWEVNSLQSSEKNTELIEQELAKTVDWLTIWLSHVIYCFITCCQSENGEQNL; encoded by the exons ATGTTATCCATACAGCATTCCAACATATCGGGGCCGGTGCCCCTAGGCCCTTTTTCCAACGGCAGCCAGGCCCTGGGCCCCGCAGCACCGTCGATGCAGCAGGACAACGTGACTGTGGAGAAGGCCGGCCCCCCTCCTGGCAGCCCCGTGGTGGCCGGGCTCTCCATGACGCTGGGGGTCCTCTCCAACATCATCGCTCTGATCATCCTAGCCAAGGCCTACGCCCAGTTGAGGCGCCGCTCCAAGGCCACCTTCCTGTTGTTTGCCAGCTGCCTGGTGCTCACCGACTTCGCCGGACACATCATTCCCGGGGCTCTGGTGCTGCGCCTCTACCTGTCGGGGGGTGACTCCACTGCGCCCAAATCCACAGACGCACTGTGCCAGTTCCTGGGTGGCAGCATGGTGTTCTTCGGCCTGTGCCCGCTCTTTCTCGGCTGTGCCATGGCAGCCGAGCGGTGCCTGGGCGTGACGCGACCCCTGTTGCACGCCTCCCTGGTCACCACCGCACGGACTAAGTTCTCCCTGACTGCCATATGGCTGTCTGCGCTCTGCGTGGCCCTGTTGCCCTGCTTCCAGCTGGGCACCTACACCTACCAATTCCCGGGCACCTGGTGCTTCATGAAGGTCCTGGAGGACACCAAGGGCACCGATGTGGCCTttgctctgctcttctcctgctTGGGCTTGGCCTCCCTGGCCATGGCGCTGGTCTGCAACACCCTCAGCGGCTTCACGCTGGTGAGGGCGCGCCTCCGCAGGAAGCCCTGCAACCGGCGCTCCGCCAAGTCCCACGACATCGAGATGGTGGTGCAGCTGGTGGGCATCATGGTCACATCCTGCATCTGCTggagccccctgctg ATCTTTGGCCTGATGTCAGTGACCCAATCTCTTGGGGAAAACCTGAACACCTACAAAACCCTGATGGTAACAGGGGTGCGGCTAGCGTCCTGGAACCAGATACTGGACCCCTGGGTCTACATCCTGCTTCGTCGGGCTGTGCTGAGGAAGATCTACCTCATCGTCAAGCGCCAGGCAGACTTTAAGAGCAGCACGCTCCGGCGCTGGGAGGTCAACTCCTTGCAGAGCTCAGAGAAGAACACC GAACTCATTGAACAGGAACTGGCCAAAACAGTGGATTGGCTCACCATCTGGTTGTCGCATGTCATCTACTGCTTCATCACCTGCTGCCAGAGTGAAAACGGGGAGCAGAACTTGTGA